Proteins found in one Pararge aegeria chromosome 12, ilParAegt1.1, whole genome shotgun sequence genomic segment:
- the LOC120628181 gene encoding general odorant-binding protein 84a — protein sequence MNLVYGLAFVLIAFSLTECTTKEKDKSNSNVEIETTTASMSIEERAKSEEFNIMEVMVECNDSFRVETSYLESFNKSGSFPDETDKTPKCFMRCVLEKSGVASPASQFNVKRTAEIFPQIRDIPEEDIVKIATECTDRPETCKCERSYQYLKCLMETVIEKFELKR from the exons ATGAATCTCGTTTACGGCTTAGCGTTTGTGTTGATAGCTTTTTCGCTAACGGAATGTACCACCAAGGAAAAAGATAAATCAAATAGTAATGTCGAGATAGAGACTACAACTGCATCCATGTCAATAGAAGAACGAGCCAAAAGTGAAGAATTCAATATAATGGAAGTTATGGTGGAATGCAATGATTCATTTCGTGTGGAAACGT catATCTGGAGAGTTTTAATAAGAGTGGAAGCTTTCCAGATGAAACCGACAAAACACCTAAG TGTTTCATGCGCTGCGTTTTGGAGAAATCCGGAGTTGCTTCGCCTGCGAGCCAGTTTAATGTAAAGCGCACTGCCGAAATATTTCCGCAGATCAGGGACATACCCgaagaagatattgtaaaaattgCGACTGAATGTACTGATAGAC CCGAAACGTGTAAATGTGAGAGGTCATACCAATACCTGAAGTGCTTAATGGAGACTGTCATTGAAAAATTTgaacttaaaagataa
- the LOC120627911 gene encoding zinc metalloproteinase nas-13-like, producing MEVFFLLISIVLFSGSKAFPVDDDDSDIIIVDSVLENSIDGDDSIIDVSSLGPEAFGIPKNESGDNVAEWTESSLMNPEEMGGYAEGDILMPKFARNGIRERTVRWENGIIPYAIDKAGYNRDQQDMIMKAIADYHRLTCLRFVPYSGQTDYIIIKNTNTGCWSSVGRTGGRQEVNLQAPGCVSKKGTILHELLHAIGFLHEQSRPERDDFVYIQYSNIKPGAENNFKKADTKRTSDFGVSYDYNSVMHYSEYAFSKNSQKTIVPKIKDMKLGQREGLSRGDVKKVNNMYNCKKEEPTSGWVGQVWQSFFGTKT from the exons atggaagtatttttcttattaattagtattgttttgttttctgGATCTAAGGCATTCCCAGTGGATGATGACGATTCAGACATAATAATCGTTGATTCTGTATTAGAAAACAGtattgatggtgatgattctATTATAGATGTATCTAGTTTGGGACCAGAGGCATTTGGAATCCCAAAAAATGAAAGTG GTGACAACGTCGCAGAATGGACAGAGTCTTCACTCATGAACCCTGAAGAAATGGGAGGTTATGCTGAAGGTGATATACTAATGCCGAAATTCGCGAGGAACGGTATTCGCGAACGAACCGTAAGATGGGAAAATGGCATTATTCCATACGCAATCGATAAGGCAGGATACA ATCGGGACCAGCAGGATATGATCATGAAAGCTATCGCAGACTACCATCGTCTCACCTGCCTACGCTTCGTTCCTTACAGTGGCCAAACGGATTATATAATCATTAAGAACACTAACACGGGTTGCTGGTCCAGTGTAGGGCGAAcgg GTGGTCGTCAAGAAGTAAATCTTCAAGCGCCTGGCTGCGTAAGTAAAAAAGGAACGATTTTACATGAACTACTGCACGCTATTGGATTTCTGCACGAGCAAAGTCGACCCGAGAGGGACGATTTCGTCTACATACAATATTCCAATATTAAACCAG GCGCAGAAAATAATTTCAAGAAGGCCGATACCAAACGCACCAGCGATTTCGGAGTATCGTACGACTACAACAGTGTAATGCATTATTCAGAGTACGCTTTCTCTAAAAACTCGCAGAAGACCATTGTTCCTAAG ATTAAAGACATGAAACTTGGCCAGCGAGAGGGTCTTAGCCGAGGAGacgtaaaaaaagttaataacatGTACAATTGTAAAAAGGA AGAACCTACAAGTGGATGGGTCGGCCAGGTGTGGCAGAGCTTTTTCGGAACTAAGACATGA
- the LOC120628106 gene encoding max-binding protein MNT-like isoform X3 yields MSLLDTLLEAARFIELQERRLQAEEEPKSPVSVRLTGVSVTRSNGVVRPTSPVLVTPSAPAPLEPVLAPVAPIAPVVNVAPSSAPLDFVQEHSRPRNTNISHGLPQIPSPPSVSSNGSGSSSNGSSGSVPRAGTREVHNKLEKNRRAHLKECFELLKRQLPATPDDKKTSNLSILGSAIRYIQVLRRKERECEHEMERLAREKIAAQQRLATLNRDVTVRTTPRPRSIDPVSEDKEREENLNGQILGLPISIISSPTRSAAQMESSPPRTLNLSTKLRTLPIQITPTTSQVVRTSYGTRHNTLTLTTIAPADGSLQHNCQENGVTTSLSSLVHPAQIHLPLSQVVSSGGLVVGPAALQLLSTSAGLRVIQAPSIHTNGVTSDSNRVLKENGVVSPPPASTEGSVVVSGLTPIVVSQPATHLLQTHTLTHKMVETQMVTGGVAPLTLSAQYLSATAIVKPVVVVSEHARTREHT; encoded by the exons AGGAGGAACCGAAGTCGCCGGTGTCGGTGCGGCTGACAGGAGTGTCGGTGACGCGCAGCAACGGCGTGGTGCGGCCGACCTCGCCGGTGTTGGTGACGCCCTCTGCACCCGCGCCCCTCGAGCCAGTCCTGGCCCCTGTCGCCCCCATCGCCCCCGTCGTCAACGTTGCCCCCTCCTCCGCTCCTCTCGACTTCGTACAAGAACATTCCAGGCCGCGTAATACAAATATCAGCCACGG GCTACCACAAATACCGTCTCCACCGTCAGTCAGCAGCAATGGAAGCGGCAGTAGTAGCAATGGCAGCAGCGGCAGTGTGCCGCGTGCTGGCACCCGCGAAGTGCACAATAAACTGGAGAAGAACAGGCGTGCTCACCTCAAGGAGTGCTTCGAACTGCTCAAGAGACAACTGCCCGCAACGCCTGACGACAAAAAAACCTCTAACCTGTCTATACTCGGCTCGGCCATCCGGTATATACAG GTACTTCGGCGAAAGGAGCGTGAATGCGAGCATGAAATGGAACGGTTGGCGCGAGAGAAGATTGCGGCGCAACAACGGCTCGCCACGTTGAATAGAGATGTTACGGTGCGCACTACGCCCCGCCCTCGGAGCATCG ATCCTGTTTCTGAAGATAAGGAAAGAGAAGAGAATTTGAATGGACAGATTTTAGGACTTCCCATAAGT ATTATCTCCTCGCCGACGCGTTCCGCAGCTCAAATGGAGTCGTCGCCGCCCCGAACCCTAAACCTTAGTACGAAGTTGCGTACACTGCCCATACAGATAACACCCACCACTTCTCAG gttGTTAGGACATCATACGGTACTAGGCATAATACGCTTACCCTCACAACCATCGCTCCAGCGGACGGTTCGCTTCAG CATAATTGTCAAGAAAATGGAGTGACAACATCATTAAGTAGCTTAGTACATCCGGCGCAAATTCACCTTCCTTTATCACAA GTGGTGAGTAGCGGTGGACTGGTGGTAGGCCCTGCGGCGTTACAGCTGCTGTCGACGAGCGCAGGCCTACGGGTGATACAAGCCCCGTCAATTCACACCAATG GTGTAACCTCGGATAGTAATAGggtattaaaagaaaatggtGTGGTGTCGCCCCCGCCAGCTTCAACAG AAGGTAGCGTAGTAGTTAGTGGATTGACACCTATAGTTGTGTCTCAGCCGGCGACGCATTTGTTGCAAACGCACACTCTCACGCATAAG atGGTGGAGACGCAGATGGTGACGGGGGGCGTGGCTCCACTGACGTTAAGTGCGCAATACCTTAGCGCTACCGCGATCGTTAAGCCCGTCGTCGTTGTATCTGAGCACGCACGCACCCGCGAGCACACGTGA